Proteins from a genomic interval of Medicago truncatula cultivar Jemalong A17 chromosome 3, MtrunA17r5.0-ANR, whole genome shotgun sequence:
- the LOC25489574 gene encoding pentatricopeptide repeat-containing protein At1g74900, mitochondrial, with the protein MLNQLLVKPAQRNLNTSRFRLPLATLTTVPESPPPPIDATVAKLVLESDPKTLSQTLSNPTFQWTPLLVDNILKRLWNHGPKALQFFKHLDRHPTYIHSISSFEHAVDIAARLREYNTAWALMGRMRALRLGPTPKTFAILAERYATGGKAHKAVKVFLSMHEHGCHQDLNSFNTILDVLCKTKRVEMANNLFKTLRGRFKCDSVSYNIMANGWCLIKRTPMALQVLKEMVERGVDPTMVTYNTLLKGYFRCGQLNEAWEFFLEMKKRKCEIDVVTYTTMVHGFGVAGEVKRSKRVFDAMVKEGLVPSVATYNALIQVLCKKDSVQNALLVFDEMVGKGCVPNLTTYNVVIRGLCHSGEIERGVEFMKRMEENGCMPSVQTYNVVIRYYCDEGELEKGLELFEKMGNGTCLPNLDTYNILISAMFVRKKSEDLVLAGKLLIEMVGRGFLPRKFTFNRVLNGLVLTGNREFANEILRMQSRSGRVLRHVKL; encoded by the coding sequence ATGTTGAACCAGTTGCTGGTTAAACCAGCTCAACGAAACTTAAACACTTCCCGATTCCGTCTTCCCCTCGCAACCCTCACCACCGTACCCGAATCTCCACCACCTCCCATCGACGCCACCGTTGCAAAACTCGTCCTCGAATCAGATCCAAAAACCCTCTCCCAAACCCTTTCAAATCCCACCTTCCAATGGACCCCACTTCTCGTCGACAACATTCTCAAACGCCTCTGGAACCACGGTCCCAAAGCCTTGCAATTCTTCAAACACCTAGACCGCCATCCAACCTACATCCACTCCATCTCCTCCTTCGAACACGCCGTCGACATCGCCGCCCGGTTACGTGAATACAACACTGCTTGGGCCTTAATGGGCCGTATGCGGGCCCTCCGTCTCGGCCCAACTCCCAAAACCTTTGCAATCCTTGCTGAACGCTATGCAACCGGTGGAAAAGCTCATAAGGCTGTGAAAGTGTTTTTGTCGATGCACGAACACGGTTGTCATCAGGATTTGAATTCTTTCAATACTATCCTTGATGTTCTATGCAAGACGAAGCGCGTTGAAATGGCGAATAACTTGTTTAAAACGCTTAGAGGTAGGTTTAAATGTGATAGTGTTAGTTATAATATAATGGCGAATGGTTGGTGTTTGATTAAGCGAACGCCAATGGCGTTGCAGGTTTTGAAGGAGATGGTGGAGAGGGGGGTTGATCCGACAATGGTTACTTATAATACATTGTTGAAAGGCTATTTTAGGTGTGGGCAATTGAATGAAGCTTGGGAGTTTTTTTtggagatgaagaagaggaagtgtGAGATTGATGTGGTTACTTATACCACTATGGTTCACGGATTTGGTGTTGCTGGTGAGGTTAAGAGATCGAAGAGGGTTTTCGATGCGATGGTGAAAGAGGGTTTGGTTCCTTCTGTTGCTACTTATAATGCTTTAATTCAGGTTTTGTGTAAGAAGGATAGTGTGCAGAATGCTTTGTTGGTTTTTGATGAGATGGTGGGGAAAGGGTGTGTGCCTAATTTGACTACTtataatgttgttataagaggCTTGTGTCATTCGGGTGAAATCGAGAGAGGTGTGGAGTTTATGAAGAGAATGGAGGAAAATGGGTGCATGCCAAGTGTTCAGACATACAATGTCGTGATACGTTATTATTGTGATGAAGGGGAACTTGAAAAGGGTTTGGAGTTGTTTGAAAAGATGGGGAATGGGACTTGCTTGCCCAATTTGGATACTTATAATATTCTGATTAGTGCCATGTTTGTGAGGAAGAAATCCGAGGATTTGGTGTTGGCTGGGAAGTTGTTGATAGAGATGGTTGGTAGAGGTTTCTTGCCGCGTAAGTTTACTTTTAATCGGGTGTTAAATGGACTTGTTCTAACAGGGAATCGAGAATTTGCAAATGAGATATTAAGAATGCAAAGCAGGTCTGGCCGTGTTCTTCGTCATGTGAAATTGTGA
- the LOC25489575 gene encoding uncharacterized protein — MATNRWIRPEVYPLFAAVGAAVGICAFSLVRNICINPEVRVNKQSRAAGVLENFAEGEKYTEHLLRKFSRNRSPEIMPGLNSFFTDPSRN; from the exons ATGGCCACCAATCGCTGGATCAGACCCGAG gtATACCCTCTGTTTGCTGCGGTTGGAGCTGCTGTTGGGATCTGTGCCTTTTCACTTGTTCGTAACATCTGCATCAACCCTGAAGTCAG GGTGAACAAGCAGTCCCGAGCTGCAGGAGTGTTGGAGAACTTTGCCGAGGGAGAGAAGTACACAGAACATTTGTTGAGGAAGTTTTCCCGCAACAGATCACCAGAGATTATGCCCGGCCTCAACAGCTTCTTCACCGACCCAAGTCGCAACTAA